In one window of Trichoderma breve strain T069 chromosome 7 map unlocalized scaffold00008, whole genome shotgun sequence DNA:
- a CDS encoding formyl transferase domain-containing protein produces MAEQDERCRILVMASGNGSNFQALIDGVASGSIPNSRITRLIVNRGKAYATTRAEKAGIPWEYFNLISNGFLAKGEKDEAKTAEARKKYDAALADKILALEERPQLIVLAGWMWVFSSEFLRPLEEVGILVINLHPALPGQFDGAHAIERAYEDLKAGKITHTGIMVHYVIQEVDRGEPILTQEIGWDGEELDALEAKIHAHEHELIVKASAKVVGEILKGGKK; encoded by the exons ATGGCAGAGCAAGACGAAAGATGTCGAATCCTCGTCATGGCCTCTGGCAATGGCTCAAATTTCCAGGCATTAATAGATGGTGTCGCATCCGGCAGCATTCCCAACAGCAGAATTACTCGCCTGATAGTGAATCGTGGAAAGGCATACGCCACCACTCGAGCAGAGAAAGCAGGCATCCCATGGGAATATTTCAACCTCATCAGCAACGGATTTCTGGCCAAGGGAGAAAAGGATGAGGCAAAGACGGCTGAGGCAAGGAAGAAGTACGATGCCGCCCTGGCAGACAAGATTCTAGCCTTGGAAGAGAGGCCGCAATTGATCGTCCTGGCGGGCTGGATGTGGGTGTTTTCATCCGAGTTTCTACGGCCATTGGAAGAAGTAGGTATTCTTGTAATCAACTTACACCCAGCCTTACCTG GTCAATTCGATGGTGCCCATGCAATTGAGCGTGCTTACGAGGACTTGAAAGCGGGAAAGATTACTCACACCGGCATCATGGTTCATTATGTCATTCAGGAAGTCGATAGAGGCGAGCCCATTCTTACCCAGGAAATCGGTtgggatggagaagagctcgATGCACTGGAAGCGAAGATTCATGCTCATGAACATGAGCTGATCGTGAAGGCGAGCGCAAAGGTAGTTGGAGAAATACTGAAGGGAGGgaagaaatga
- a CDS encoding fungal specific transcription factor domain-containing protein, producing the protein MADSDVTISKPRGQKSCLNCKNRKIACDRLMPVCSSCKRRKKICSGYDYNLSWPRDGDERRAMTVQVRSQKYRANTFAFLNTSNVDVMLYYETNFRDSLTNNKKMSVWIPSPTRSPQLPRFGSNKRPLYDTEISSAVRLITSRGDLRQDVCGLLRRMALTDNGISSLAVRYAMNAISYLYLRMPDEAMMHQMRAVSALQGAIDRIVDPRCRAQAIAASLLLSLYESSYHGRRETDGENTVLLDWVFYHNVLYKFSLQHWQKRTPEMVAIAQRDMLIAKIVSLDHFHTIHSTLGCSLELMEFLSQAIDLIKDRDDPDYLSKSHSHAIYNLEGQIRDMGQQLCSGIDREDYHLAVLIYLDRVVRGSLADSRLSRTSAEEALDLLSNLGLCERPFIMIMLALQAESDSDRLLVLSALKNAITERPLSNLASTEQIIRRIWVQQDLYGSGQADALKMLNTIISSNDIPPSFT; encoded by the exons ATGGCTGATTCAGATGTTACTATCAGCAAACCTCGAGGGCAGAAATCATGCCTGAATTGTAAAA ATCGCAAGATTGCCTGCGATAGGCTGATGCCGGTCTGCTCTTcttgtaaaagaagaaagaagatttGCTCTGGGTACGATTACAATCTATCATGGCCTcgtgatggcgatgagcgCCGGGCGATGACCGTGCAAGTTCGGAGTCAGAAGTATCGGGCAAATACATTTGCCTTTCTAAACACCTCCAATGTCGACGTCATGCTTTACTATGAGACAAATTTTCGAGATTCTCTCA CCAACAACAAAAAGATGAGCGTATGGATACCATCGCCTACCCGCTCGCCACAGCTTCCCCGATTTGGGAGTAATAAACGCCCTTTAT ATGACACCGAGATATCGTCTGCTGTCCGTCTTATTACCTCCCGGGGCGATTTGCGACAAGATGTATGCGGCCTCCTCCGCCGGATGGCACTCACAGACAACGGCATTTCATCTCTTGCAGTCCGTTATGCCATGAACGCGATTTCATATCTTTATCTCAGAATGCCAGATGAGGCTATGATGCATCAAATGCGTGCCGTCTCTGCACTGCAAGGCGCAATCGACCGGATTGTGGATCCCAGGTGCAGAGCTCAAGCTATTGCTGCAAGCTTGCTCTTAAGCTTATACGAG TCGAGCTATCACGGCCGTCGTGAGACTGACGGTGAAAATACGGTTCTCTTGGACTGGGTATTTTATCACAACGTCCTTTACAAATTTAGTTTGCAGCATTGGCAAAAGCGCACCCCAGAGATGGTAGCGATTGCACAGCGGGATATGCTCATCGCTAAGATTGTGTCTCTCGATCATTTCCATACG ATCCATAGCACACTCGGTTGCTCGCTCGAGCTTATGGAATTCCTAAGTCAAGCTATTGACCTGATAAAAGACCGGGATGATCCAGACTACTTATCGAAAAGCCATTCGCATGCCATTTACAACCTCGAAGGCCAGATCCGAGATATGGGCCAGCAGCTGTGCAGCGGCATCGATAGAGAGGATTACCAT CTTGCAGTTCTCATTTATCTTGATCGTGTAGTTCGAGGGTCATTGGCTGATTCGCGCTTGTCACGCACTAGTGCTGAGGAAGCACTCGACCTTTTAAGCAATCTCGGATTGTGCGAACGACCTTTTATCATGATCATGTTGGCTCTACAAGCGGaaagcgacagcgacagATTATTGGTCCTTTCGGCTTTGAAGAATGCGATAACCGAGAGACCGCTAAGCAACCTGGCGTCGACAGAGCAGATCATACGGAGAATATGGGTTCAACAAGATCTCTACGGGAGTGGACAAGCAGAtgccttgaagatgttgaataCCATCATCAGTTCCAACGATATTCCGCCTTCCTTCACTTGA
- a CDS encoding fibronectin type III-like domain-containing protein → MRLYALSSCTSLFLAAAALPPGTVAAENAPQIPLTPQGKGNGQWAYAYRRAEKLVQQMTIEERANITRGYRSDNVCAGNTGSVPRLGWPGMCVHDAGNGVRATDMVNSYPSGIHVGASWDRNLTYERGFYMGKEFKVKGVNVPLGPNAGPLGRTPLGGRNWEGFSVDPYLSGQLNAETIIGMQEAGVIANIKHFIANEQETLRRPYFGVEAVSANIDDKTLHEYYLWPFMDSVHAGVGSVMCSYNRINNTYGCKNDKLMNGILKTELGFEGFVMLDWDAQHDIQSANAGLDMVMPLGGSWGKNLTDAIANGTVGEDRVTDMATRIIAAWYLVGQDGDKFPIPGIGLKELTQPHEQIDARDPASEPVLLEGAIAGHVLVKNDNKALPFKKKLAMISVFGYDATIPRTKNTDLLFSHGYTSSPEMEKVALGHEAHFDQAARGGTIVTGGRAGANSPAYIDDPLSAIQRRARKDGTWVNWDLDSFNPDVNAASDACLVFINAIATEGWDREGLHDDFSDGLVKNVASKCANTIVVIHAAGVRLVDQWIEHPNITATIIAHLPGQDSGRALMKLLYGEVNFSGKLPYTIAKNESDYSVYAPCTRSSGDDIDPQCDFTEGVYLDYRAFDAKYITPRFEFGYGLSYTAFAYPSLSIRASKSLRSSKCSGDSLWQHVATVTATITNSGSVSGHEVAQLYLGIPNSPPKQLRGFNKILLSPQESETVRFELTKRDFSVWDVVSQSWVIQEGEYKIFVGASSRDIRLTGSLRVTSD, encoded by the exons ATGCGGCTGTACGCGTTATCCAGCTGCACGAGCTTGTTTCTCGCCGCAGCAGCCTTGCCCCCAGGCACTGTTGCAGCCGAAAATGCACCACAGATCCCTTTGACGC CGCAAGGTAAAGGAAATGGGCAATGGGCATACGCATACCGCCGTGCCGAAAAGCTTGTGCAGCAAATGACAATAGAAGAAAGAGCCAACATTACGCGTGGATACCGCAGCGATAACGTCTGTGCTGGTAACACCGGCTCTGTTCCTCGGCTGGGATGGCCTGGAATGTGTGTTCACGATGCCGGCAATGGAGTTCGCGCAACGGACATGGTCAACTCTTATCCATCTGGAATCCATGTTGGGGCGAGCTGGGATAGAAACCTTACGTATGAAAGAGGGTTCTACATGGGCAAGGAGTTTAAAGTAAAGGGAG TCAATGTACCGCTCGGCCCCAATGCTGGCCCATTAGGACGAACACCGCTCGGTGGTCGAAATTGGGAGGGATTCTCTGTTGACCCATACCTCTCAGGCCAGTTGAATGCAGAGACAATAATTGGCATGCAGGAGGCCGGTGTAATTGCCAATATCAAG CATTTTATTGCCAACGAACAAGAGACTCTAAGGCGCCCGTACTTTGGTGTCGAAGCCGTTTCTGCAAACATTGATGATAAGACATTACACGAGTACTATTTGTGGCCTTTTATGGATAGTGTTCATGCTGGCGTAGGGTCTGTCATGTGCTCTTACAACAGGATCAACAACACGTACGGATGTAAGAACGACAAGCTCATGAACGGTATTCTCAAGACCGAGCTGGGTTTTGAGGGTTTCGTCATGCTTGACTGGGACGCTCAACACGACATACAAAGTGCCAACGCTGGGCTTGATATGGTGATGCCTCTTGGAGGGTCATGGGGCAAGAACCTGACCGATGCGATCGCGAATGGGACCGTCGGCGAAGATCGAGTGACTGACATGGCGACGCG AATTATCGCTGCATGGTACTTGGTCGGCCAAGATGGTGACAAATTTCCCATCCCGGGTATTGGCCTCAAGGAGCTCACCCAGCCCCATGAACAAATAGACGCACGGGATCCCGCATCAGAGCCGGTGCTTCTAGAGGGTGCTATTGCAGGACACGTCTTGGTCAAGAATGACAATAAGGCATTGCCATTTAAAAAGAAGCTCGCCATGATATCTGTCTTCGGTTACGACGCGACAATCCCTCGTACTAAGAATACTGATCTTTTGTTCTCACATGGATACACTTCATCTccggagatggagaaagtTGCATTGGGCCACGAAGCGCATTTTGATCAGGCGGCAAGGGGAGGCACCATTGTCACTGGCGGTAGGGCGGGTGCAAACTCGCCAGCGTATATCGATGAT CCTCTTAGTGCTATCCAGCGCCGTGCTCGTAAAGACGGTACATGGGTGAATTGGGACTTGGATTCTTTCAACCCCGATGTTAATGCTGCTTCTGATGCTTGCTTGGTTTTCATCAATGCTATCGCAACCGAGGGCTGGGACCGCGAAGGTTTACATGATGATTTCAGCGATGGCCTTGTTAAGAATGTGGCATCCAAGTGCGCCAACACTATTGTCGTGATACACGCCGCAGGTGTCCGTCTAGTTGACCAATGGATCGAGCATCCCAATATCACCGCCACGATCATTGCCCACCTCCCTGGCCAGGACAGTGGCAGGGCTCTTATGAAGCTACTCTATGGCGAAGTAAACTTTTCTGGCAAGCTGCCCTACACAATTGCGAAGAATGAGAGCGATTACTCGGTGTACGCCCCGTGCACGCGCAGTTCTGGAGATGATATTGATCCGCAGTGCGACTTCACCGAGGGTGTATATCTCGATTACCGCGCTTTTGATGCAAAATACATTACTCCACGATTTGAGTTTGGATATGGACTCAGTTATACGGCTTTTGCatatccatctctctctatcaGAGCATCAAAGTCTCTTCGCTCGTCCAAGTGCAGCGGTGATAGCCTCTGGCAACATGTCGCAACAGTTACCGCGACAATCACCAACAGCGGTTCTGTATCTGGACACGAAGTCGCACAGCTCTACTTGGGTATCCCAAACAGTCCACCAAAACAACTGCGCGGGTTCAACAAGATCCTCTTATCTCCCCAAGAGTCGGAAACTGTTCGCTTCGAGCTTACAAAGAGAGATTTCAGTGTTTGGGATGTGGTTTCTCAGTCCTGGGTCATTCAGGAGGGAGAGTACAAAATATTTGTTGGGGCGAGTAGTCGGGATATTCGACTTACGGGATCACTGCGGGTTACCAGCGATTAG
- a CDS encoding carbon-nitrogen hydrolase domain-containing protein — protein MSETIKVGAVQAEPAWLNLPESVKKVTSLVEQAGKDGVNVLGFPELFVPGYPWSIWTEPYLDNTGMFHEYMANSLVKDSPEMAQICEAVKKAGIFIVLGYSERDGDSLYIAQSFINPEGEIVLHRRKIKPTGVERAIWGDGDGLVNVADSPFGKIGGLNCWEHFQPLLRYHEYSQGVDIHIAGWPPFFGRPENIPILYTTTGEGDRLACQFMAMEGACFVVVSTQVMGEKGREKLKLVGSPHMTSGGGFAMIFGPDGTPLVDPLDPGEEGILTAEIQLSTIDYAKQMLDVVGHYSRPDLLSLNVNLKGAKPVRYE, from the exons ATGAGCGAAACTATCAAAGTTGGCGCTGTGCAAGCTGAGCCTGCTTGGCTCAACCTGCCAGAATCTGTAAAGAAGGTTACCTCGCTTGTTGAGCAAGCTGGAAAAGACGGCGTCAATGTCTTGGGCTTTCCTGAGTTATTTGTGCCTGGTTATCCATG GAGCATCTGGACTGAGCCGTATCTTGACAATACTGGCATGTTTCACGAGTACATGGCCAATTCACTCGTGAAAGATTCTCCTGAGATGGCTCAAATCTGCGAAGCCGTTAAGAAGGCTGGCATTTTTATCGTTTTGGGCTACTCTGAGCGAGATGGCGATAGCTTGTACATCGCTCAATCCTTCATCAATCCCGAAGGAGAAATTGTCCTCCACCGCCGGAAGATCAAGCCGACCGGTGTAGAGCGCGCAATTTggggcgatggagatggcctGGTAAATGTGGCTGATAGTCCTTTTGGCAAGATTGGTGGTCTCAATTGCTGGGAGCATTTCCAGCCCTTGCTGCGATATCACGAATACAGCCAGGGCGTTGATATCCATATCGCGGGATGGCCACCATTTTTTGGCAGGCCGGAAAACATTCCCATCCTTTATACTACGACCGGCGAAGGAGACCGCCTCGCCTGTCAGTTCATGGCTATGGAAGGAGCCTGTTTTGTGGTGGTTAGCACGCAAGTGAtgggagaaaagggaagagagaagttgaagttggTTGGCAGTCCTCATATGACTTCGGGTGGAGGTTTCGCCATGATCTTTGGACCTGATGGTACGCCTCTGGTTGACCCATTGGACCCCGGAGAAGAGGGTATCCTCACTGCGGAAATTCAGCTGAGCACCATTGACTACGCCAAGCAGATGCTTGATGTTGTTGGACATTATTCCCGGCCGGATCTTTTGAGCCTAAATGTCAATTTGAAAGGAGCCAAGCCTGTTCGATATGAATGA
- a CDS encoding sugar transporter domain-containing protein — MAHSPDLRKPKDEFLSHVEDTGPSFSHNVNAKIWNPLMGISKDNLRSQVNAFCREYGFQDKEDIFFRGALAAQNPVEYEDIPELTDDDKYWLRREVTNRWHLPKALYYTIALCSLGSAIQGWDNTGANGANLSFPKEFGIENNGWLVGVINSGPTLFGLLSAWAADPVNNLLGRRGTVFVTGLFCIFPVLAQAFTQNWWGLMICRLFMGLGMGIKISTIPVFSAEVAPASIRGGLVTSFQLWVSFGMFVGYCVNLIFYRVGKLAWRFQLASAFAPAIPVVIFVWFCPESPRWLMKKRRYPESYQSFCRLRNSEMQSARDLYYAHCQVMEERDAFAGVSFWHRALELVTVPRLRRAAVASGWIVISQQFSGINIMAFYSSTIFVEAGYSTLSSLLASMGFGLVLFVFAFPAVYTMDTFGRRNLLLTTFPNMAWCLLAAGLCFLMSTENSARIPCIAFFVYLFTAFYGPGMGPLPSIYFSEAFPLSHRELGAGLTICINNAVGSALSLTFPSLLKALGPTGAFGFYAGLNMLAFVVIFFIVPETMKRTLEELDYIFGVPTRRHISYQVGTWLPWFIKKYIFFQRKAKLEPLYKLDGSGDATGNQ; from the exons ATGGCTCACTCACCTGATCTGAGGAAGCCAAAGGATGAGTTTCTCTCCCACGTTGAAGATACAGGACCCAGTTTCTCTCACAATGTCAACGCAAA GATCTGGAACCCCTTGATGGGAATATCCAAGGATAATCTCCGTTCTCAAGTCAACGCCTTCTGCAGAGAGTATGGCTTCCAAGACAAGGAAGACATCTTCTTTAGAGGCGCTCTGGCAGCTCAAAATCCAGTTGAATACGAAGATATTCCAGAGCTGACTGACGATGACAAATATTGGCTGAGGCGCGAAGTCACCAACCGGTGGCATTTGCCCAAGGCTCTTTACTACACAATTGCACTGTGCTCTTTGGGCTCTGCCATTCAAGGCTGGGACAACACGGGTGCTAATGGTGCAAATCTTTCATTCCCCAAAGAATTTGGCATCGAAAACAATGGTTGGCTTGTTGGCGTCATCAACTCGGGTCCGACGCTGTTTGGTCTCCTCAGTGCTTGGGCAGCTGACCCAGTAAACAACCTTCTTGGTCGAAGGGGGACTGTCTTTGTTACAGGCCTGTTCTGTATCTTTCCCGTCTTGGCTCAAGCCTTTACACAGAACTGGTGGGGCCTGATGATATGCCGCTTGTTTATGGGCCTTGGAATGGGTATCAAAATCTCGACAATCCCGGTCTTCTCGGCAGAGGTCGCGCCGGCATCTATTCGAGGCGGATTAGTTACAAGCTTCCAATTGTGGGTATCATTTGGAATGTTTGTGGGATACTGTGTCAACCTAATTTTCTATCGAGTTGGAAAATTGGCGTGGAGATTTCAACTTGCATCCGCATTTGCGCCAGCCATTCCTGTGGTAATATTTGTCTGGTTCTGCCCCG AATCGCCTCGAtggttgatgaagaagcgaCGGTATCCCGAGTCGTACCAATCCTTCTGCCGCTTAAGAAATAGTGAGATGCAGTCGGCAAGAGATTTGTATTACGCACACTGCCAGGTtatggaagagagagatgccTTTGCCGGTGTAAGCTTTTGGCACCGAGCATTGGAGCTTGTTACAGTCCCCCGTTTGCGACGAGCCGCCGTTGCAAGTGGATGGATCGTCATCAGCCAACAGTTTTCAGGAATTAATAT CATGGCCTTCTATAGCTCAACAATATTCGTTGAGGCCGGTTACTCGACACTTAGCAGCCTCCTTGCCTCTATGGGGtttggccttgttctcttcGTTTTCGCTTTTCCGGCAGTTTATACCATGGATACCTTCGGCCGTCGCAATCTACTTCTCACAACTTTCCCAAACATGGCCTGGTGCCTTCTGGCGGCCGGACTCTGTTTTCTCATGTCAACTGAGAACAGCGCTCGGATCCCCTGCATAGCGTTTTTTGTCTACCTCTTCACTGCCTTCTATGGACCTG GCATGGGTCCGCTACCATCCATCTACTTTTCTGAGGcatttcctttgtctcaCCGCGAGCTTGGCGCCGGTTTAACAATCTGCATTAATAATGCCGTCGGCAGTGCTTTGAGTCTTACGTTCCCTTCACTGCTGAAAGCACTGGGGCCTACTGGTGCATTTGGTTTCTACGCGGGATTAAACATGCTTGCTTTtgttgtcatcttcttcattgttCCAGAAACAAT GAAACGCACACTAGAAGAGCTTGATTACATTTTTGGAGTGCCAACAAGGCGCCATATTTCTTACCAAGTTGGTACTTGGTTGCCTTGGTTCATTAAGAAgtacatcttcttccagcgcAAAGCGAAGCTCGAGCCCTTGTATAAGCTAGACGGTTCAGGCGATGCAACAGGCAATCAGTAG
- a CDS encoding transaldolase/Fructose-6-phosphate aldolase domain-containing protein yields MGSKEAPTWLEKLEEQLNVDVDWMDPEYIKSMPIKPHDQTSNQLWVDIQLHHPSNADLLVETAKELKDKGWLAIYTRMAVLMCKKNIDLIQGRVLLQTLPSKAYDMQATLDHARLYDQEFARANIGRDRYCIKIPSTGPALNAAKILSAEGIPTLGTALFGLPQAIACSQAGMLYISPYFNETRAHDDLSLWPDVEDPATQHPMSARVFQILETYRRLYKETGKEQPLLKNASFISAKEAMAAGELGCHSATISHTVLDQLAKLKYDGTKQPGEGTPKPVHVYKNPPQTPERLRKLANIDPLAAAEWDGKLASTDIDYLANGGEELAKAIAADPITKERLAIALELFTGGENRSKDKIDAAVRAL; encoded by the exons ATGGGTAGCAAGGAAGCCCCAACctggctggagaagctcgaggagCAGC TCAATGTCGATGTCGACTGGATGGACCCCGAATACATCAAGTCTATGCCCATAAAGCCGCACGACCAGACGAGCAACCAGCTGTGGGTAGACATCCAGCTCCATCATCCTTCCAACGCCGACCTCCTAGTTGAAACGGCGAAGGAGCTGAAGGATAAAGGCTGGTTGGCTATCTACACTAGAATG GCGGTTTTGATGTGCAAGAAGAATATCGATCTGATCCAAGGCCGTGTCCTGCTCCAAACCCTCCCTTCCAAAGCATACGACATGCAAGCGACTCTCGACCACGCCCGACTGTATGACCAGGAGTTTGCAAGAGCCAATATTGGCCGGGACAGATACTGCATCAAGATCCCGTCCACTGGGCCAGCCTTGAATGCGGCCAAGATTCTGAGCGCCGAGGGCATTCCCACATTGGGAACGGCACTGTTTGGTCTTCCGCAGGCCATTGCCTGTAGCCAGGCAGGCATGCTATACATCAGCCCATATTTCAACG AAACCCGAGCCCATGACGATCTATCTCTCTGGCCCGATGTCGAAGACCCCGCTACCCAGCACCCCATGAGCGCCCGAGTCTTTCAAATCCTCGAAACATATAGACGACTGTACAAAGAGACTGGAAAAGAGCAGCCACTTCTCAAGAACGCAAG CTTCATCTCTGCTAAAGAGGCCATGGCAGCTGGTGAATTGGGCTGCCACTCCGCTACAATCTCCCATACAGTCTTGGACCAGCTTGCGAAGCTCAAATATGATGGTACTAAGCAGCCTGGCGAAGGCACGCCCAAGCCGGTCCATGTGTACAAGAACCCTCCTCAAACTCCTGAAAGGCTCCGCAAACTCGCCAATATTGATCCTCTTGCCGCCGCGGAGTGGGATGGCAAGCTGGCTAGCACTGACATTGACTACCTCGCCAACGGTGGAGAAGAGCTGGCTAAAGCGATTGCTGCTGACCCCATCACCAAAGAAAGGTTGGCGATCGCTCTTGAGCTCTTTACAGGAGGCGAAAACAGgagcaaggacaagatcgACGCGGCAGTTCGGGCCTTGTAA
- a CDS encoding fungal specific transcription factor domain-containing protein — translation MEPKTSPSSSNPDRDSQPANFAPQPHRRARTRARISAACVRCQKRKIRCDGVLPSCSGCQKAGVRCVDGGTSREIPRNYLTELESRVAWLESVVRERCPDVDLTTGPGRPSRAHSSAVERGQRQGSQDSPEETSPHELTEQIGLISISGGSDLRYLGPSSGLFFTKFVLAGLAHVADIETVNLRGNGCDDDDVFLPGDLVDLQAKDFPNDKRQTMFLTQIYFDSVHLQFPFLHEPSHHAILHKLYNGETLDALEEFQAFMVLAVGATIYGRRSRRHMLGEGYYASALQRLDTVFRTPSLATVQCLLLLEMYTLHDPSSGLNLWTLHYHSLASCLELGLHRDVRNPRHFNPLQVELRTRIFWCTYTMNRQLCTIMGRPLGFFDEQCDLRLPMDVNDDDLTEEGVRPSTKPPGSFTTMSSAIHLFKWARFSSEIKTVLFCTDRFYPPYMTPAINDVTAWRTDMISRLRKWRQDIPRHAEGERTFYLIDLCEIRYHELMMLMLRPNPLFKQPSKAALGECFTSAITCSKLYAKLYADNQLRYGWLTVHSLFLCIMTIFYCVWTPEGIADQVNFDCLTTSLKAASDVLSATGEYWPEAKRSRDVLDRIFTATMRRFSPRPEYPKLQPLINSSDPQPGSGPASVGMTDGTSISSQAGSSTYGDNIAASGDGLIASADGIVSSGVSHGEADLHLGLSMPDGSPAMNAEFPYPSTTLDSFMSTDWLSYFMNAEDFGGMNLDTGFGGLGGLGGMGGFGGMEMTGTDIPGWYQGDMSVLR, via the exons ATGGAGCCAAAGACCAGTCCAAGCTCCTCGAACCCGGATCGCGACTCGCAGCCAGCCAACTTCGCCCCTCAGCCTCACCGAAGAGCGAGGACCCGAGCTCGCATAAGCGCAGCGTGTGTGAGAtgtcaaaagagaaagattCGG TGTGACGGTGTTCTGCCATCATGCTCAGGCTGTCAGAAGGCCGGTGTTCGATGTGTCGATGGCGGCACTTCTCGTGAAATACCTCGAAA CTACTTGACTGAACTTGAGTCGCGAGTAGCGTGGCTAGAGTCTGTTGTTCGTGAGAGATGTCCAGATGTCGACCTCACCACCGGGCCGGGGCGGCCATCGCGAGCTCATTCATCGGCTGTTGAGCGTGGACAGCGGCAGGGCTCGCAGGACTCCCCAGAGGAGACTTCGCCGCATGAGCTCACAGAGCAGATAGGCTTGATATCCATCTCAGGTGGCTCTGACCTTCGTTACCTGGGACCCTCCagcggcctcttcttcaccaagtTCGTGCTTGCGGGCTTAGCACATGTTGCAGATATCGAGACAGTAAACCTTCGCGGCAATGGAtgcgacgatgacgatgtgtTCCTCCCTGGAGACCTGGTCGACTTGCAAGCCAAGGATTTCCCAAATGACAAGAGACAAACCATGTTCCTCACCCAAATCTATTTCGACTCCGTTCACCTACAGTTCCCCTTCCTCCACGAGCCCTCACACCATGCCATCCTCCACAAACTCTACAATGGGGAGACTCTGGATGCGCTAGAGGAGTTCCAAGCGTTCATGGTTTTGGCTGTCGGTGCCACAATTTACGGTCGTCGCTCGAGGCGGCACATGCTGGGTGAAGGTTATTATGCCTCAGCCCTGCAGCGTCTAGATACTGTCTTTAGGACGCCGTCACTCGCCACAGTCCAGTGTCTTTTGCTATTGGAGATGTATACCCTTCACGACCCATCGTCTGGACTAAATCTATGGACCCTCCACTACCACTCATTGGCGTCATGCTTGGAGCTGGGTTTGCACCGTGATGTCCGGAACCCCCGCCATTTCAACCCTCTCCAAGTGGAACTCCGCACGCGAATCTTCTGGTGCACATACACCATGAATCGACAGCTATGCACAATTATGGGCCGGCCTCTGGGATTCTTTGACGAGCAATGTGATTTAAGA TTACCCATGGATGttaatgatgatgatttgacCGAAGAAGGTGTGCGACCCTCGACGAAGCCTCCTGGAAGCTTTACTACCATGTCAAGCGCAATTCATCTCTTCAAATGGGCGAGGTTCAGCTCCGAAATCAAGACTGTTCTGTTTTGCACGGATCGATTCTATCCGCCTTACATGACTCCGGCCATTAACGATGTAACGGCGTGGCGGACAGACATGATTAGCCGCCTGCGAAAGTGGCGACAAGATATTCCTAGACACGCCGAGGGCGAGCGCACGTTCTACCTGATTGATCTCTGCGAGATTAGATATCATGAGCTGATGATGCTTATGCTTCGCCCAAATCCCCTGTTCAAACAACCATCAAAGGCAGCCCTGGGCGAATGCTTTACCAGCGCCATTACCTGCAGCAAACTCTACGCAAAACTCTACGCCGATAATCAGCTGCGGTATGGCTGGCTGACTGTCCATTCATTATTCTTATGCATCATGACCATCTTCTACTGCGTCTGGACACCAGAAGGCATTGCTGACCAGGTCAATTTTGACTGCTTGACCACCTCTCTAAAGGCGGCGTCGGACGTTCTCAGTGCGACAGGAGAGTATTGGCCCGAGGCGAAGCGAAGCCGCGATGTCCTGGACCGAATATTTACGGCAACCATGAGGCGCTTCTCTCCACGACCAGAATATCCCAAGTTGCAGCCCCTGATTAATTCATCAGACCCTCAGCCTGGTAGTGGCCCAGCATCAGTGGGCATGACGGATGGcaccagcatctcatctcaggCTGGCAGCAGCACTTACGGAGACAATATTGCCGCTTCAGGAGACGGACTTATCGCTTCGGCAGATGGAATTGTGTCTTCCGGCGTATCACACGGAGAAGCAGATTTGCATTTGGGGCTTTCCATGCCAGATGGCTCACCGGCCATGAATGCCGAGTTCCCTTACCCAAGTACAACGCTCGACTCCTTTATGTCGACGGACTGGCTTTCGTATTTTATGAATGCGGAAGATTTTGGAGGCATGAACTTGGATACTGGCTTTGGAGGATTGGGCGGACTGGGCGGAATGGGTGGGTTTGGCGGGATGGAAATGACTGGGACGGATATTCCTGGATGGTACCAAGGGGACATGAGCGTATTGCGATGA